Proteins co-encoded in one Stenotrophomonas maltophilia genomic window:
- the lgt gene encoding prolipoprotein diacylglyceryl transferase, with protein MIYFHDIDPIALSLGPIKVHWYGIMYLLGFTAAWLLGRKRIADGRLPGVDANGFSDLLFYAMLGVVLGGRIGYMLFYALGDFLHNPLLLFKVWDGGMSFHGGLLGVLGACWWWSRKHKLHFFDTMDFMAPLVPLGLGFGRIGNFIGAELWGKYTDGTWGVVFPSGLPAPLNQLDHATLQAQFASGALNPFARHPSQLYEAFLEGLVMFVVLWAVSAKPRHRYLVGGLFALMYGLFRFAVEFVRMPDNGVYVAFDWLTRGQILSLPLIAFGLVLLVMSRRAPVLQPQPQPPVAAEGKA; from the coding sequence ATGATCTATTTCCACGACATCGACCCCATCGCCCTCTCGCTGGGGCCGATCAAGGTGCATTGGTACGGCATCATGTACCTGCTCGGCTTCACCGCCGCCTGGCTGCTGGGCCGCAAGCGCATCGCCGACGGGCGCCTGCCGGGCGTCGATGCCAACGGCTTCTCCGACCTGCTGTTCTACGCCATGCTGGGCGTGGTGCTGGGCGGACGCATCGGCTACATGCTGTTCTACGCGCTCGGCGATTTCCTGCACAACCCGCTGCTGCTGTTCAAGGTGTGGGATGGCGGCATGAGCTTCCACGGCGGCCTGCTGGGCGTGCTTGGTGCCTGCTGGTGGTGGTCGCGCAAGCACAAGCTGCATTTCTTCGACACCATGGATTTCATGGCGCCGCTGGTGCCGCTGGGCCTGGGGTTCGGCCGCATCGGCAACTTCATCGGCGCCGAGCTGTGGGGCAAGTACACCGATGGCACGTGGGGCGTGGTGTTCCCGTCCGGCCTGCCGGCGCCGCTGAACCAGCTCGATCACGCGACGCTGCAGGCGCAGTTCGCCAGCGGCGCGCTGAACCCGTTCGCCCGTCATCCCTCCCAGCTGTATGAAGCATTCCTGGAGGGGCTGGTGATGTTCGTGGTGCTGTGGGCGGTGTCGGCAAAGCCGCGCCATCGCTACCTCGTCGGTGGCCTGTTCGCGCTGATGTACGGCCTGTTCCGCTTCGCGGTGGAGTTCGTGCGCATGCCCGACAACGGTGTCTACGTCGCGTTCGACTGGCTGACCCGTGGCCAGATCCTGAGCCTGCCGCTGATCGCCTTCGGCCTGGTGCTGCTGGTGATGTCGCGCCGTGCGCCGGTGCTGCAGCCGCAGCCGCAGCCGCCGGTGGCCGCCGAGGGCAAGGCATGA
- a CDS encoding diacylglycerol kinase gives MADHFGHMPRGPRRIFQAARWSWQGLRAAWLHESSFRLEVYLLVLLTPLAIWLGQTPVERALLIGSMLLVLAMELANSAIEAVIERYGSEIHELAGRAKDMGSAAVFVLMMNVLLCWALVVVPHALAGTYG, from the coding sequence GTGGCTGACCACTTCGGCCACATGCCCCGGGGCCCGCGTCGCATCTTCCAGGCCGCCCGCTGGTCCTGGCAGGGCCTGCGTGCCGCCTGGCTGCACGAGTCCTCGTTCCGGCTGGAGGTCTACCTGCTGGTGCTGTTGACCCCGCTCGCAATCTGGCTGGGCCAGACCCCGGTGGAGCGCGCGCTGCTGATCGGCTCGATGCTGCTGGTGCTGGCGATGGAGCTGGCCAACTCGGCCATCGAGGCGGTGATCGAACGCTATGGCAGCGAGATCCACGAGCTGGCCGGCCGCGCCAAGGACATGGGCTCGGCGGCGGTGTTCGTGCTGATGATGAACGTGCTGCTGTGCTGGGCCCTGGTCGTGGTGCCGCACGCGCTGGCCGGAACCTACGGCTGA
- a CDS encoding TPM domain-containing protein — protein sequence MIQRLCRHVFSPSVRRAFPPATLQAITEAIAAGEQRHGGQVMFAVEADLPLDALWQRVTPRQAAEQAFARLRTWDTAHNNGVLIYLLLADHAIEIVADRGLHGRVSPAQWQRVCTHLREGLRGANPVAALQGAIDEVSSLIEGHFPAAARSEDDALPDTPQILG from the coding sequence ATGATCCAACGTCTGTGTCGCCATGTGTTCTCGCCCTCGGTACGGCGGGCGTTCCCGCCGGCCACGCTGCAGGCGATCACCGAGGCCATCGCCGCCGGTGAGCAGCGCCATGGCGGGCAGGTGATGTTCGCGGTGGAGGCCGACCTGCCGCTGGACGCGCTGTGGCAGCGGGTCACCCCGCGCCAGGCCGCCGAGCAGGCCTTCGCCCGCCTGCGCACCTGGGATACCGCCCATAACAATGGCGTGCTGATCTACCTGCTGCTGGCCGACCACGCCATCGAGATCGTGGCCGACCGTGGCCTGCACGGACGGGTCAGCCCGGCGCAATGGCAGCGGGTCTGCACCCATCTGCGCGAGGGCCTGCGCGGGGCCAATCCGGTGGCGGCGCTGCAGGGGGCCATCGATGAGGTGTCGAGCCTGATTGAAGGGCACTTTCCGGCCGCGGCGCGGTCCGAGGATGACGCGTTGCCGGACACCCCGCAGATCCTGGGCTGA
- a CDS encoding SGNH/GDSL hydrolase family protein gives MSRRPTCLLMLGLLSAAPLAQALSPPSAPRVPEQVSNVAWADDMARFARADRTSPPPRGGIEFIGSSSIRYWESLATDFPGQPVFNRGFGGSEVRDSTWYADRIVVPYAPCKVFFYAGDNDLNSGRSATQVRDDVVAFVQRVHRDLPKTTVEYLSIKPSPSRAHLLPAINQANTLIKAALARLPNTGYTDIYTPMLGTDGQPDAKLFREDMLHMTPAGYAIWTQALAPKVNCN, from the coding sequence ATGTCCCGCCGCCCTACCTGCCTGCTGATGCTGGGCCTGCTGAGCGCCGCACCGTTGGCGCAGGCCCTGAGCCCCCCCTCGGCACCGCGTGTGCCCGAACAGGTCTCCAACGTGGCCTGGGCCGACGACATGGCCCGTTTCGCCCGCGCTGACCGCACCAGCCCGCCACCGCGCGGTGGCATCGAGTTCATCGGCAGCTCCTCCATCCGCTACTGGGAGAGCCTGGCCACCGACTTCCCCGGCCAGCCGGTGTTCAATCGCGGCTTCGGCGGTTCGGAAGTGCGTGACAGCACCTGGTATGCCGACCGCATCGTAGTGCCGTATGCACCGTGCAAGGTGTTCTTCTACGCCGGTGACAACGACCTCAACAGCGGCCGCAGCGCGACCCAGGTGCGCGACGACGTGGTCGCCTTCGTGCAGCGCGTGCATCGCGACCTGCCGAAGACCACGGTGGAGTACCTGTCGATCAAGCCGAGCCCGTCGCGTGCGCACCTGCTGCCGGCGATCAACCAGGCCAACACGCTGATCAAGGCCGCGTTGGCCAGACTGCCCAATACCGGCTACACCGACATCTATACGCCGATGCTCGGTACCGACGGCCAGCCGGATGCGAAGCTGTTCCGCGAGGACATGCTGCACATGACCCCGGCCGGCTATGCGATCTGGACCCAGGCGCTGGCGCCGAAGGTCAACTGCAACTGA
- a CDS encoding TPM domain-containing protein yields the protein MRLATALLALLLWLPLASQAQPLAPIPALDSPVVDTTGTLDATQKQALVQQALDLQQRKGSQLQVLVVPTTQPEDIAQYTTRVFDQWQIGRKGVDDGVLLVVAKDDRRVRIEPGYGLEGAIPDAIANRVIQEYLVPRFRAGDYAGGITDATAVLVKIVDGEALPAPVSSQRGREPEGGGDTWFLALFIGVFAGSILRGVFSRVPRPLRGLLGGAGAALAAFLFTSTLLASGLAGIVGLIVAMLSGHPGRFAGGGGWGGGSWGGGGGFGGGGGFGGGGGWGGGGGRSGGGGASGGW from the coding sequence ATGCGCCTGGCCACTGCGCTGTTGGCCCTGCTGCTGTGGCTGCCGCTGGCGTCGCAGGCGCAGCCGCTGGCGCCGATTCCGGCGCTGGATTCGCCGGTGGTCGATACCACCGGCACGCTGGATGCCACGCAGAAGCAGGCGCTGGTACAGCAGGCGCTGGACCTCCAGCAGCGCAAGGGCAGCCAGCTGCAGGTGCTGGTGGTACCCACGACTCAACCGGAAGACATCGCGCAGTACACCACCCGCGTCTTCGACCAATGGCAGATCGGCCGCAAGGGCGTGGATGACGGTGTGCTGCTGGTGGTGGCCAAGGACGACCGGCGCGTGCGCATCGAACCGGGCTACGGCCTGGAAGGGGCGATCCCCGACGCCATCGCCAACCGTGTCATCCAGGAATATCTGGTGCCGCGTTTCCGCGCCGGTGACTACGCCGGTGGCATCACCGATGCCACTGCAGTGCTGGTGAAGATCGTCGACGGTGAAGCACTGCCTGCGCCGGTCAGCAGCCAGCGTGGCCGCGAGCCCGAGGGTGGCGGCGATACCTGGTTCCTGGCGCTGTTCATCGGCGTGTTCGCCGGCAGCATCCTGCGCGGCGTGTTCTCGCGCGTACCGCGACCGCTGCGTGGCCTGCTGGGTGGTGCCGGTGCAGCACTGGCGGCGTTCCTGTTCACCTCCACCCTGCTGGCCAGTGGCCTGGCGGGCATCGTAGGCCTGATCGTGGCGATGCTGTCCGGCCACCCGGGCCGCTTTGCCGGTGGCGGCGGCTGGGGCGGGGGCAGCTGGGGCGGCGGAGGCGGCTTTGGCGGCGGGGGGGGATTCGGTGGCGGCGGTGGCTGGGGCGGCGGCGGTGGCCGCTCCGGCGGCGGCGGTGCTTCGGGAGGCTGGTGA
- a CDS encoding MFS transporter: MNSRAALLALAVGAFAIGTTEFAPMGLLPVIADGVGVGIPTAGMLITAYAVGVMLGAPVMTLLMGRFGKRTALMLLMSIFVVGNLLSALAPNYGLLLLSRLVTSLNHGAFFGIGAVVAASLVPKEKQAAAVATMFMGLTIANIGGVPLATWVGQQLGWRLSFAGTAVLGLVAITALGLALPASAPGPRPDVRREMKAIAQPQVLLAMATTVLGAGAMFTLYTYVAPVLTELTAASNAFIAVSLALIGIGFTLGNGIGGRMADWSLDGATRILLAVLAVLMFVLPLAFMSHATAALGVLLFGAATFAIVPPLQIRVMQAASEAPGLASSINVGAFNLGNALGAALGGAVISLGLGYAAIPVAGGLLAASGLLLAWLGRPRTAVVEAC, from the coding sequence ATGAACTCCCGAGCCGCCCTGCTGGCCCTCGCCGTCGGCGCTTTCGCCATCGGCACCACTGAATTCGCGCCGATGGGCCTGCTGCCGGTCATCGCCGACGGCGTCGGCGTCGGCATTCCCACCGCCGGCATGCTGATCACCGCCTATGCCGTGGGCGTGATGCTCGGTGCCCCGGTGATGACCCTGCTGATGGGGCGCTTCGGCAAGCGCACCGCGCTGATGCTGCTGATGTCGATCTTCGTGGTCGGCAACCTGCTGTCCGCGCTGGCGCCGAACTACGGCCTGCTGCTGTTGTCGCGGCTGGTCACCAGCCTCAACCACGGTGCCTTCTTCGGCATCGGCGCGGTGGTCGCCGCCAGCCTGGTACCGAAGGAAAAGCAGGCCGCTGCCGTGGCCACCATGTTCATGGGCCTGACCATCGCCAACATCGGTGGCGTGCCGCTGGCCACCTGGGTGGGCCAGCAGCTGGGCTGGCGCCTGTCCTTTGCCGGCACGGCGGTGCTGGGCCTGGTCGCGATCACCGCGCTGGGGTTGGCCCTTCCGGCCTCGGCGCCTGGCCCGCGCCCGGACGTGCGCCGCGAGATGAAGGCCATCGCGCAGCCGCAGGTGCTGCTGGCGATGGCCACCACGGTACTGGGTGCGGGCGCGATGTTCACCCTCTACACCTACGTGGCGCCGGTGCTGACTGAACTGACCGCTGCCTCCAACGCGTTCATCGCGGTATCGCTGGCGCTGATCGGCATCGGTTTCACCCTCGGCAACGGCATCGGTGGTCGCATGGCCGACTGGTCGCTGGATGGCGCCACCCGCATCCTGCTGGCGGTCCTGGCCGTGCTGATGTTCGTGCTGCCGCTGGCCTTCATGAGCCACGCTACCGCCGCGTTGGGCGTGCTGTTGTTTGGTGCGGCGACCTTCGCCATCGTGCCGCCGCTGCAGATCCGGGTGATGCAGGCGGCCAGCGAAGCGCCGGGCCTGGCCTCGTCGATCAACGTGGGTGCGTTCAACCTGGGCAATGCGCTGGGGGCTGCGCTGGGTGGGGCGGTGATCAGCCTGGGCCTGGGCTACGCGGCCATTCCGGTGGCCGGTGGCCTGCTGGCGGCATCGGGCCTGCTGCTGGCATGGCTGGGGCGTCCCCGCACTGCGGTGGTCGAGGCCTGCTGA
- a CDS encoding TerC family protein, with protein sequence MSFEFLADPNAWVTLFTLSALEIVLGIDNLVFISIAVSKLPEERRPFARKLGIAVACITRIALLVSLAYLAHMSANLFTVAGMGISIRDLVLIVGGLFLIIKGYMEIKELITGGEDENPATSKASGVFGMVILQIAIIDIVFSLDSVITAVGIADHIPVMVAAILLSVLVMLLAANPLGRFIDANPTVKMLALAFILLIGAVLILDGLDVHVPKPYIYAAMGFSVLVEWLNLLMRRRARDHHVPGAGDW encoded by the coding sequence ATGTCCTTTGAGTTCCTCGCCGACCCCAACGCCTGGGTGACCCTGTTCACCCTCAGCGCGCTGGAAATCGTGCTCGGCATCGACAACCTGGTGTTCATTTCCATCGCGGTCAGCAAGCTGCCCGAAGAGCGCCGTCCGTTCGCACGCAAGCTCGGCATCGCCGTGGCGTGCATCACCCGCATCGCGCTGCTGGTGTCGCTGGCCTACCTGGCACACATGTCGGCCAACCTGTTCACCGTGGCCGGCATGGGCATCTCCATCCGCGACCTGGTGCTGATCGTCGGTGGCCTGTTCCTGATCATCAAGGGCTACATGGAGATCAAGGAGCTGATCACCGGTGGCGAAGACGAGAACCCGGCCACCAGCAAGGCGTCGGGCGTATTCGGCATGGTCATCCTGCAGATCGCCATCATCGACATCGTGTTCTCGCTGGATTCGGTGATCACCGCCGTCGGCATCGCCGACCACATTCCGGTGATGGTCGCCGCCATCCTGCTGTCGGTGCTGGTGATGCTGCTGGCGGCCAACCCGCTGGGCCGCTTCATCGACGCCAACCCGACCGTGAAGATGCTGGCACTGGCCTTCATCCTGCTGATCGGTGCGGTGCTGATCCTGGACGGTCTGGACGTGCACGTGCCCAAGCCCTACATCTACGCCGCGATGGGTTTCTCGGTGCTGGTGGAGTGGCTGAACCTGCTGATGCGCCGCCGCGCACGCGACCACCACGTGCCGGGTGCCGGCGACTGGTAA
- a CDS encoding LemA family protein, which translates to MRLFTRVLPLMLLASLLSGCGYNAIQQKDEAVKASWSEVLNQYKRRADLVPNLVQTVKGFASQEERVLTEVTNARSRVGQINVNADDEASLKQFQQAQGELGSALSRLLVVTENYPVLKSDQNFRDLQAQLEGTENRITVARGRYIQQVQDYNTYIRSFPQVITAKIFGYKTKPNFAVENEAQISNAPAVDFGNAPQQQPAPQPGH; encoded by the coding sequence ATGCGCCTGTTCACCCGTGTCCTGCCCCTGATGCTGCTGGCCTCCCTGTTGTCCGGCTGCGGCTACAACGCCATCCAGCAGAAGGATGAGGCGGTCAAGGCCAGCTGGTCCGAAGTGCTCAACCAGTACAAGCGCCGTGCCGATCTGGTGCCCAACCTGGTGCAGACCGTGAAGGGCTTCGCCAGCCAGGAAGAGCGCGTGCTGACCGAAGTCACCAACGCCCGTTCGCGCGTCGGCCAGATCAATGTCAACGCCGATGACGAAGCCTCGCTCAAGCAGTTCCAGCAGGCACAGGGCGAGCTCGGCAGTGCGCTGTCGCGGCTGCTGGTGGTCACCGAGAACTACCCGGTGCTGAAGTCGGACCAGAATTTCCGCGACCTGCAGGCGCAGCTGGAAGGCACCGAAAACCGCATCACCGTCGCCCGTGGCCGCTACATCCAGCAGGTGCAGGACTACAACACCTACATCCGCTCGTTCCCGCAGGTGATCACCGCCAAGATCTTCGGCTACAAGACCAAGCCGAACTTCGCCGTGGAGAACGAAGCGCAGATCTCCAACGCGCCGGCGGTCGATTTCGGCAACGCACCGCAGCAGCAGCCGGCCCCGCAGCCGGGTCACTGA